The proteins below are encoded in one region of Aequorivita iocasae:
- the dusB gene encoding tRNA dihydrouridine synthase DusB: MPKIGNIQLPDFPLLLAPMEDVSDPPFRALCKEQGADVVFTEFISSEGLIRDAAKSVMKLDIYEKERPVGIQIFGAVLDSMLQSVEIVEASGPDMIDINFGCPVKKVVSKGAGAGILKDIDLMVSLTEAMVKHTKLPITVKTRLGWDHDSIKIVEVAERLQDVGCQALSIHGRTRAQMYKGDADWKPIAEVKNNPRMHIPIFGNGDVDTPEKAMEMRDKYGLDGAMIGRASIGYPWFFKEVKHYFKTGEHLPPPTMQERVEAAKRHLQMAIDWKGETLGVFETRRHYTNYFKGIPNFKEYRMKMVTSDDSASVFEAFEEVLEAFGDYEFA, encoded by the coding sequence TTGCCAAAAATAGGAAACATACAATTGCCAGATTTTCCATTGCTGCTTGCGCCAATGGAAGATGTTAGCGACCCGCCTTTTCGCGCACTTTGCAAAGAGCAGGGCGCCGATGTGGTTTTTACTGAATTTATCTCCTCTGAAGGGCTAATTCGCGACGCCGCCAAAAGCGTGATGAAGCTGGATATTTATGAAAAGGAACGACCCGTGGGCATCCAAATCTTTGGTGCCGTTTTGGATTCCATGCTTCAAAGTGTTGAAATAGTTGAAGCCAGCGGACCAGATATGATTGACATCAACTTTGGCTGTCCTGTAAAAAAAGTTGTTTCAAAAGGTGCCGGCGCGGGAATTTTGAAAGATATAGACCTTATGGTAAGTCTTACTGAAGCCATGGTAAAGCACACAAAACTTCCAATTACCGTAAAAACACGCTTGGGCTGGGACCATGATTCAATAAAAATTGTTGAAGTTGCCGAGCGTTTGCAGGATGTGGGCTGCCAGGCACTTTCCATCCATGGCCGAACGCGGGCGCAAATGTATAAAGGCGATGCCGATTGGAAACCCATTGCGGAAGTAAAAAACAACCCGCGAATGCATATTCCCATCTTCGGAAACGGCGATGTTGACACGCCCGAAAAAGCGATGGAAATGCGCGACAAATACGGGCTCGATGGCGCAATGATTGGCCGTGCCAGTATTGGTTATCCGTGGTTTTTTAAAGAAGTGAAACACTATTTTAAAACTGGCGAACATTTGCCCCCACCTACGATGCAAGAACGCGTGGAAGCAGCCAAACGCCACCTACAAATGGCCATAGACTGGAAAGGCGAAACTTTGGGCGTTTTTGAAACCCGCCGTCATTATACCAACTATTTTAAGGGAATTCCAAACTTTAAGGAATACCGAATGAAAATGGTAACGAGCGATGATTCCGCATCAGTCTTTGAAGCTTTTGAAGAAGTTTTGGAAGCGTTTGGGGATTATGAATTTGCTTAA
- a CDS encoding ABC transporter permease, with protein MNFSLYIAKRYLFSKSSNNAINIITGIAAVGVVVGAMSLFIVLSGFSGLKDFSLQFTNIFDSDLKILPASGKTISFSEAQKEQLNAIAEVETVSKIIEERVFLHYKGKNHIAYIKGVDSLYGKVTQLDSIMYYGDWFVENQNEVVVGLSTIAKLSMGVRDYGAPLEIYVPKPGTGQINALDPSDAFSKENVVVSGVYQVNEDLDAKYVFTDLEFARNMLSLDSTKISSLEIKLASTASEENVREEIENIFAKKILIKNRIQQNDALYKMLNTENIAVYLIFTLVMIIALFNVIGSIIMMVLDKRKNIKTLYNLGASLPEIRRIFFLQGTLMTVLGGLLGIFLGILAVLAQLKFEFVAITSTLPYPVKLELLNIIIVFVTISILGIIASKIASSRVREKLLV; from the coding sequence TTGAATTTTTCGCTCTACATCGCCAAGCGCTATTTGTTTTCAAAAAGCAGCAACAATGCCATCAATATTATAACAGGCATTGCGGCAGTGGGTGTTGTGGTGGGCGCAATGTCATTATTCATCGTGCTTTCGGGATTTTCTGGTTTGAAGGATTTTAGCCTTCAGTTCACCAATATTTTTGACAGCGATCTCAAAATTCTGCCTGCAAGCGGAAAAACCATATCATTTTCCGAAGCACAAAAAGAGCAATTAAATGCTATAGCCGAAGTTGAAACCGTATCAAAAATAATTGAGGAGCGCGTTTTTCTTCATTACAAAGGCAAAAACCACATTGCCTATATAAAAGGTGTGGATTCCCTTTATGGCAAAGTTACCCAACTGGACAGCATAATGTATTACGGAGATTGGTTTGTTGAAAACCAAAACGAAGTGGTAGTAGGCCTTTCAACAATTGCGAAACTATCTATGGGTGTTCGTGATTATGGTGCACCTTTGGAAATTTATGTTCCCAAGCCTGGAACCGGTCAAATAAACGCGCTTGATCCATCAGATGCGTTTAGTAAGGAAAATGTGGTTGTTTCTGGCGTGTATCAAGTGAATGAAGATCTTGATGCAAAATATGTTTTTACAGATTTAGAATTCGCCAGAAATATGCTATCACTAGACAGTACAAAAATCTCTTCCCTTGAAATTAAATTGGCGTCCACAGCTTCCGAAGAAAATGTGCGCGAAGAAATTGAAAATATCTTTGCTAAAAAAATATTAATTAAAAATAGAATTCAGCAAAACGATGCGCTTTACAAAATGCTGAATACTGAAAATATTGCGGTTTATTTAATCTTTACTTTGGTAATGATAATTGCCCTTTTCAACGTTATTGGCTCAATAATAATGATGGTTTTGGACAAGCGGAAAAATATTAAAACGCTTTACAATTTGGGTGCTTCGCTGCCCGAAATACGCCGCATCTTTTTCCTGCAGGGCACGCTAATGACCGTGCTTGGCGGTTTACTGGGAATTTTTCTGGGAATTTTAGCAGTACTTGCACAACTGAAATTTGAATTTGTAGCAATAACAAGTACCCTGCCCTATCCCGTAAAATTGGAGCTACTCAATATTATAATTGTTTTTGTAACAATAAGTATTTTGGGAATTATCGCTTCAAAAATTGCTTCGAGCAGGGTTCGGGAAAAACTTTTGGTTTAA
- the rbfA gene encoding 30S ribosome-binding factor RbfA: MEESNRQKKIAGVLQSDLANVLQNMLREAGQMGIIISVSKVSVTTDLSIAKVYVSVFPADKAENIVKELNKLKPGIKHQIAQLTKHQLRKMPDLSFYNDDSLEYIEKIDKAVKGEENPLKNPDLLPKRKKS; the protein is encoded by the coding sequence ATGGAAGAAAGTAACAGACAAAAGAAAATAGCAGGCGTACTACAGAGCGACCTTGCAAATGTGCTTCAGAATATGCTTCGCGAAGCCGGACAAATGGGCATAATTATTTCAGTAAGCAAAGTAAGTGTGACGACAGATCTTTCCATTGCGAAGGTCTACGTTAGTGTTTTTCCGGCGGACAAGGCAGAAAATATTGTAAAAGAACTCAATAAACTGAAGCCGGGCATAAAACATCAAATTGCCCAATTGACCAAGCACCAACTTCGCAAAATGCCCGATCTTTCATTTTATAACGATGATTCCTTAGAGTACATTGAAAAGATTGACAAAGCCGTAAAAGGCGAAGAAAATCCTTTGAAAAATCCAGATTTACTTCCGAAACGAAAAAAATCATAG
- the mce gene encoding methylmalonyl-CoA epimerase — MEKIEHIGIAVKSIVEANKIYEALLGSAPYKSEKVESEGVETSFFRCGESKIELLEASNPESPIAKFIEKNGEGIHHFAFAVSDILSEMERLKNEGFILLNEEPKKGADNKLVAFLHPKSANGVLVELCQEIENN, encoded by the coding sequence ATGGAAAAAATAGAACACATAGGCATTGCGGTAAAAAGTATTGTTGAAGCCAATAAAATTTATGAAGCTTTATTGGGAAGCGCACCCTACAAAAGTGAAAAGGTGGAAAGCGAAGGGGTTGAAACTTCTTTTTTTCGCTGTGGTGAAAGTAAAATTGAACTATTGGAAGCTTCAAACCCTGAAAGTCCGATTGCAAAATTTATTGAGAAAAATGGGGAGGGAATTCATCATTTTGCATTTGCGGTTTCAGATATTTTATCCGAAATGGAACGTCTTAAAAATGAAGGTTTTATACTGCTGAATGAAGAACCAAAAAAAGGTGCCGACAATAAGCTGGTGGCGTTTCTTCACCCTAAATCTGCAAATGGTGTATTGGTAGAGCTTTGTCAAGAAATTGAGAATAACTAA
- a CDS encoding riboflavin synthase — translation MFTGIIETVGEIKQLTQEGENLHIEIKNPLAKELKIDQSVSHNGVCLTVVEAKDASYVVTAIQETLDKTNLKTIKKGSLVNLERAMKLGDRLDGHLVQGHVDGTAICKKVEDLNGSWVFTFEYDNSEFSTVEKGSITVNGVSLTVVDSKNGAFSVAIIPYTFENTNFNRIEVGTEVNLEFDIIGKYVKNIMKPYL, via the coding sequence GAAAATCTTCATATAGAAATTAAGAACCCGTTGGCAAAGGAATTGAAAATAGACCAAAGCGTTTCCCACAATGGGGTTTGTTTAACTGTGGTGGAAGCAAAAGATGCGTCTTATGTGGTTACTGCTATTCAAGAAACTTTAGATAAAACAAATCTAAAAACAATAAAAAAAGGTTCTTTGGTGAATTTGGAAAGGGCCATGAAATTGGGGGATAGGCTGGACGGCCATTTAGTCCAGGGGCATGTGGACGGGACTGCTATTTGTAAAAAGGTGGAAGATTTAAATGGCAGCTGGGTTTTTACATTTGAATATGATAATTCAGAATTCAGCACTGTGGAAAAAGGATCTATTACGGTAAATGGTGTAAGTCTTACAGTAGTTGATTCTAAAAACGGGGCATTTAGTGTTGCAATTATCCCCTACACTTTTGAGAACACAAATTTTAATAGAATAGAAGTAGGTACCGAAGTAAATCTTGAATTTGACATTATTGGGAAGTATGTTAAAAATATTATGAAGCCTTATTTGTAG